The window CGACGTTCGGCAACAACGCTGCGAACAAACTGTATGCAGTGGCCACACCGATGCTGGAAGGGGAAATACTCTACCGCGAAGGCAAGCTGGCAGAAGCTATTGAGCAGTTGAAAGCTGCCGCTCAGAAGGAAGACCTGCTGCAGTACAATGAGCCGCCAGACTGGATTGTTCCCGTGCGACATCCGCTGGGAGCCATGCTGCTGAAGGATGGTAAAGCTGCTGAGGCGGAAGCCACCTACCGGGAAGATTTGAAACGCTGGCCCAACAATGGCTGGGCACTGCATGGCTTGACCAAAAGCCTGCAGGCCCAGGGCCGCCAGAAGGAAGCAGAAGCAACAGAGAAACAATTGAACTCTGTCTGGCAGCATGCAGATGTTCCCCTGAGCTCATCCTGCAAATGTGTTGAGAATAAGTAAGCAGCATGACAACCATCAATCAACGTCAAGTCATGCGGATGTATCTGTATGACTTGATTGCTTAGGTGTGTCGCGTTGAAACCGCATGCTGTCAGAAACCGTGCCGTAGCGCAGCGTGATCAAATCCAAAGCGTAGTTCTGATACAGTTTCCACGGGCGATGCGAGCCTTGCTTTGGCAAATGATCGATATCGCGCAGAATGTAACCAGACGTGAAATCCATGATAGGTTCATCTCGCTGGCGAGTTTTAATCACCGGCATGCAACTGATGTAGTGATGCTGGTCCATGTAGTTGATCAGCCTGCACACATATTGGCTCGAGAGATCGGCTTTTAAGGTCCATGAAGCGTTGGTGTAGCCGATGGCGAAAGCCATGTTGGGTACGTTGTTGAGCATCATGCCTTTGTAGACTTTGTGCTGATCGAGTTGAACTTGTTTGTCATCAATCCACAGTTCCATCCCTCCCATCAGCTTCAGTTTGAGGCCTGTCGCGGTCACGATCAAATCTGCATCGAGTTGCTTGCCTGAGGTAAGCCGAATGCCGATGGTGTTGAAGGATTCGATAGTATCCGTGATGATATCTACATTACCGTGCTTGATGGATTCAAACAGATCAGCATCAGGCACCAGGCACAAGCGTTGTTGCCAGGGGTTGTAAGGCGGATCAAAATGTTTCAAATCAAAGGATGAGCCAAGCTGCGTTTTGATTCCTTTGCTAATCAACATTCTTGCAAAGCCGGGTGAAAGCTTACAAACCTGGTAAAAGAGCATGCCGAACAGGACATTTTTCCAACGTGATAGGGAATATGCCATTCGGGAGGGCAACAGCTTGCGAAACCGAGTGGCCCATTTGTCCCTGGAAGGCATGGAAACAATATAGGTCGGTGTACGTTGGAGCATGGTGACATGCTTCGCCTCTTTAGCGAGTTCGGGAACCAGGGTAACAGCGGTTGCTCCGCTGCCTATCACCACAACATTTTTGTTTTTGTAATCGATATCCGAAGTCCATAACTGTGGGTGAACAATGGTACCTTGAAACGATTGTCGCCCTGGAATTTCTGGAGTGTAGCCGGCGTCGTAGTTGTAATAGCCTGCACAAAGGTACAGAAAATAACAGGAAAATTGCTGGATTGTGCGATCTGGACCGGTCAGCACTTCCACCGTCCACTTGGCCTGCTGACTTGTCCACACTGCTTTCACCACGCGATGCTGATAGCGTACATGTTGATCGATGCCGTATTCTTTGGCTGTCTCGTTGATGTACTTCAAGATGGAGGGACCATCTGCAATGGCTTTGGCTTCTACCCAGGGCTTGAAGGCATAGCCCAGCGTGTACATATCGGAATCAGAACGTATTCCGGGGTAGCGAAACAAATCCCAGGTGCCCCCCATCGCTTCCCGTGCTTCCAGTATACTGTATGTTTTTTGGTGACATTCTTTCTGTACGTAATACCCGGCACCGATACCAGAAAGACCGGCGCCAACAATCAGAATGTCAATGTGCTCAACTGCCATGTTCGTATTTCTATGGTGTGATGAGGTAGAGTGTCAGCATATTGCCTAGAATGTCATCGTGGCTTTACTTTCGGTTACTTTCAATTTTTGCATTCTTCTCCGCGTAAGAAAATCACCAAGCTTGGTGGGCAGCATCCGGCTGAAGGCGAGCAGCCAGTGGTTTTTACTGGGGAATGCAAGGTAGGACTGTTTACTTTCAATGGCTTCCATCATGCGGCTCATCGCGTATTCCAGGCTCATTACTTCGGAAGGAGGTAGATCGAGATCTTTGGTCATGTTGGTATGAATGAATCCGGGACAAAGAGTCGTGCATGTTACGCCATAATCCTGTAATTCCACACGCAGGCTGTCCATGAATGCGCTAAGCCCTGCTTTGCTGGCACAATAACCAGCCATGTTGGGAAGGCCTCGATAGGAAGCCAGACTGGAAAGGGCGACGATATGCCCTCTCTTCTGCTGAATAAATAATGGAATGATGGGCTCGAGCGTATTGGCAACACCAACCAGATTGATATTGACCTGGCGTGCAAAGGTTTCTGCGCTGAATCCCACAATGGGGTTCTCATCGCCAATACCTGCACTGGCAATAACCATGCTGGGTGTGCCCTGCGTGGATATCATGGTTTGAGTTGTCGTTATCATTGCCTCGCGATCAGTAACATCAGCTACGACAAAGGCACATTTCGTAGAAGGCGATTGCCTGGAAATAGTTTCTGTTAAGACTTTCAACTGCCCTTCGTTGCGATCAATAGCGCCGACTCTCG of the Planctomycetia bacterium genome contains:
- a CDS encoding NAD(P)/FAD-dependent oxidoreductase, whose translation is MAVEHIDILIVGAGLSGIGAGYYVQKECHQKTYSILEAREAMGGTWDLFRYPGIRSDSDMYTLGYAFKPWVEAKAIADGPSILKYINETAKEYGIDQHVRYQHRVVKAVWTSQQAKWTVEVLTGPDRTIQQFSCYFLYLCAGYYNYDAGYTPEIPGRQSFQGTIVHPQLWTSDIDYKNKNVVVIGSGATAVTLVPELAKEAKHVTMLQRTPTYIVSMPSRDKWATRFRKLLPSRMAYSLSRWKNVLFGMLFYQVCKLSPGFARMLISKGIKTQLGSSFDLKHFDPPYNPWQQRLCLVPDADLFESIKHGNVDIITDTIESFNTIGIRLTSGKQLDADLIVTATGLKLKLMGGMELWIDDKQVQLDQHKVYKGMMLNNVPNMAFAIGYTNASWTLKADLSSQYVCRLINYMDQHHYISCMPVIKTRQRDEPIMDFTSGYILRDIDHLPKQGSHRPWKLYQNYALDLITLRYGTVSDSMRFQRDTPKQSSHTDTSA
- a CDS encoding SDR family NAD(P)-dependent oxidoreductase; the encoded protein is MQSYQDQFVIITGAASGIGYQFALEFAKRGARVGAIDRNEGQLKVLTETISRQSPSTKCAFVVADVTDREAMITTTQTMISTQGTPSMVIASAGIGDENPIVGFSAETFARQVNINLVGVANTLEPIIPLFIQQKRGHIVALSSLASYRGLPNMAGYCASKAGLSAFMDSLRVELQDYGVTCTTLCPGFIHTNMTKDLDLPPSEVMSLEYAMSRMMEAIESKQSYLAFPSKNHWLLAFSRMLPTKLGDFLTRRRMQKLKVTESKATMTF